TCATGATCTACCGGCTGACGGAGATCTATTTTGATAAGGCAGAAGCGCTGATGCGTAAGAACAGGAACGTAGCGACACAGGAAGCGGTAGACCTGATCAACGCCAGTCGTAAGCGCGCGTTCACAGATGCTGACTGGGCAACTGCTGCATATACTGTAGCGACGTTGACGATGGATGAGTTCCTGGCAGAGAAAGGACGCGAATTTGTATTTGAAGGCAGACGCAGGACAGATATTATTCGTTTTGGCAGATTTAATACCGGTGCCTGGTGGGATCACACTGCTACAAACAATGTCAATAAAGAGATCTATCCTATCCCAAGCACGCAGATCGCAAACAATACGAATCTGAAACAGAATGATGGGTATTGATCCGCGTGATCAGCTTTTTTAATAGCATGAATGTTTCGATGAAAAAGGCCGCGCCATTCCTGGTGCGGCCCTCTTGTTATCTGCTGACGTTCATGGCTAATTTCTTCCTTGACAGCATCCTTGAAAATAAGCCTGCTACCATTTTTATTTTCATGCTGAATTTTTTCTTCAGCGGATTGGCGCCATTATCCATTAGTAGCGCTACGATGTTACTATGTCCGAATGTAGCTGCATAGGTCAGTGCCGTCGCACCGTTGTCTGTTTCTGTACTGACAGATGCGCCTTTTTTGAGTAATAGTTTTACGACGTCAGTATGCCCTTTGAAACAGGCACCCATTAAAGCAGTATGTCCCAGGTTATCTTTGGCTTCTAACTCTGCACCCGCCTTCAGCAGGAAGGCTACCGCTTCACTGTGATTGTAATATGCCGCCATGATGAGGGGGGTAGAACCTCTGTCATCTCTGGCATGCAGTGCTCCATTAGCTACACATTCTTTCAGCAGTGAAACGTTGTTCGTCCTTGCTGCTTCGAATATATCTGTCATCATAAATGATCTTTTACTGTAATGAATGGTTTGCAATATTATCCATTGTCAACATAGGAAAAGCACATATAGTTTAATATCATGGTCAATAGATTTTGTCTATCTGAAATGATATTTTCATCATTGTATTTTATGGGTTATCTATCCTGTACAGAAACAATTTATCTTTACCGGCAAGATAACTGTAGTTACAATATTGATGTAATACTACAAATCTCATTCCTACCTGGTGACCAGCTCAATGCCTGTCTGATAGACATAATTTATAGGTGATCTTATTTGTTTATTCCCTTCTCTGCATGTGCGGACAGGAATACTTTTGTCAAAAATATTAGACGAAAAAATAAACCTTATGAGTCAAGATCAGCAAGCAAAGAATAACGGACAGGCAGGAGCCAGCCAGGTAGCCCACCACCTCACTACCCGTCAGGGACAGCCGGTACACAATAACCAGAGCATGCGTACACTGGGTAACAGAGGACCCGCTGTAATGGAAAACTATCAGTTCCTGGAAAAGATAGCACATTTCGACAGGGAGCGTGTACCTGAGAGGGTCGTTCATGCGCGTGGCGCCGGTGCACATGGTGTGTTTGAAGCATATGGTACAGTAGGGAAGGAGCCAGCCTCCACATATACACGTGCGAAGTTATTCCAGGAGAAAGGGAAACAGACGCCGGTGTTTGTTCGCTTCTCAACTGTTATTCATGGCGGACATTCCCCGGAGACGCTAAGAGATCCCAGAGGATTTGCAGTGAAGTTTTATACAGAAGATGGTAACTGGGATCTGGTAGGTAATAACCTTAAAATATTTTTCATTCGTGATGCGATCAAGTTTCCTGATTTCATCCATGCGCTGAAACCAGATCCTGTGCATAACAGGCAGGATGGTGGTCGTGTGATGGACTTTTTCAGTAACTCACCTGAGGTAATGCATATGATCACCTGGTTGTTTTCGCCATGGGGTATACCGGCTAACTACCGTCAGATGCAGGGATCAGGTGTAAATACGTTTAAATGGGTGAATAAGGCCGGAGAAGCAGTGTTGGTAAAGTATCACTGGGAGCCGCTTGCTGGTGTAAAGAACCTTACACAGAAGGAAGCAGAGGCGATACAGGCGAAGAATTTCAATCATGCGACCGAAGACCTGTATACTGCCATTGAAGCGGGTAATTACCCACAGTGGGAATTATTTGTACAGATTATGAGCGATGATGAACACCCCGAGCTTGATTTTGATCCATTGGATGATACCAAAATATGGCCCGCAGAACAGTTTCCATGGTTGCCGGTAGGTAAAATGACGCTGAACCGTAATCCGGAAAACTACTTTGCGGAAGTGGAGCAATCCGCTTTTGGCCCGGGCGTCATAGTAGACGGACTGGAGTTCTCCGATGATAAGATGCTGATCGGACGTACTTTCTCTTATTCAGATACACAACGGTACCGCGTGGGTACGAACTATTTACAGTTGCCGGTCAACGCGGCAAAGACACATGTAGGAACGAATCAGCGTGATGGCAACATGACGTATAAATTAGATGTACCGGCAGGAGTAAATCCACATGTGAATTACGAGCCATCCAGCCTGAATGGTCTGAGGGAAGTGCCGCAAACAACAGTCGTGTATGAGCCTACCTATGCGGCAGCAAAGATCGTACGTCAAAGCATTGACCGGACTAACAACTATCAGCAGGCAGGAGAACGTTATCGCTCATTTGAAGAGTGGGAGAAGGAGGAACTGATCAGTAACCTGGCAGATACATTGAAAGCAGCGCAACCGGCTATACAACAGCGTATGGTGGAGCACTTCTATCAGTGTGATGAAGATTATGGACGCAGAATCGAAGAAAAGCTGAAGGAAGTGAAGGAAGCGGGAGTAATTGCGTAGAGGAGTGTAGATAATTGAAGAAGCCTTCCACCGGAATGATGGAAGGCTTTTTCAATTATGCTGAACGAACCTTAGTATGCTTCTATCAGTTCCTTTCTGTTCTTACTTTTCAGGCGGGCGGGTACGATACCGGTGATCTCTGTTTTCAGCGCTTCTATCATCCGTCTTTTTACAAAGTTCTTCATAGTGACCATGCCGATCTCCCTTGCCGGTTCAGGTGAGTGAAAGTACCTTAGTTTTTGCTGTTGTTCTGCACTGAGGTCATTGAGTGCCAGTTCCGGCAGGATAGTGGCGCCATTGTTTTCATCCACCATCCGCTTTAAGGTCTCAATACTGCCGGTGTTATATTCATAATGTTGTGAGCCGCGGGTCGTTTTTCTATGCTGACAGATGTTCAGTACCTGATCTCTCATGCAGTGACCATCATTAAGAATCCAGAGTTCCTCCACATTGATATCTTCCGGTTTGAGCTTTTTCTTTCTGGCCAGCTGGCTTTCATCAGATACATATGCCACAAAGTTCTCGTAGAATAACGGTGTTTCTTTCAGTTGCGCATCATGTAAAGGAGTGGATACAATACCACAGTCTATCAGTCCCAGTTTAAGTTGCTGCATGATCTGTTCTGTATTCTGCTCCCATACCACTAATTTAACAGCCGGGTATTGCTCGATGAACCTGGTAATGATCTTCGGAACGATGTAGGGGGCCACCGTCGGGATGATACCGATTTTCAGTTCGCCGGATAATTCTTTATTTCTGTCGGACACCAGGTCCTGTATTTTCTGATATTCTGCGAGGAGCGTACGTGCCTGCGCAATGATCTCTATGCCTAGTTCAGTGGGTGTGACCGGCGATTTGCTGCGATTGAATATTTTGACACCCAGTGCATCTTCCAGTTTCTGGATCTGCATGCTTAACGTCGGCTGGGTAACAAAGCAGTTTTTGGCAGCAAGATTAAAGCTCCGGTAGGTATCTACCGCAACAATGTATTCAAATTGTACGATGGTCATGGTTTGTTATTATTTATTTGCCGAACGTGCTGTACGGCAAAGCATAGTTCACTGTTGCCTGTCGCAGGGTCCATGTAGAAAGCTGTAAAAGCCTTGTCAATATATATATCCGTTCCTTATTGCTGAACCGCCGCAACAAGCGCTTCATACCCGGCCGGATTTTCCTGTAGCAAAGCATAGTCAATAGGATTCCTGCCGAATTTATCTTTCTTCAGCGGGGATGCACCATGACTTAGTAATAGTTCGATAATATCATTTCGACCGAATGTAGCGGCAAAGGTCAATGCAGTGGCGCCATTGCCATTCTCTGTATCTACATGAGCGCCATGTTCCAGTAATATCCTTGCAATGTCAGTGTATCCTTTAAAGCATACGCCCATGAGCGCCGTGTTTCCCATAGCATCCTGTATCTCAGTGGCTGCACCAGCTTCCAGCAGTGCTGTAACAGCAGCTGTATGGTTATAATACGCGGCAATGATGAGTGGAGTAGCGCCACGGGCATCTCTGGCGTTGATCTGTTCACTGTTGAGATAGCCTTCGAGGGCCGCGATATTGTTGGTCCTGGCTGCTTCAAATATATCCATGGTCTGATGGTTTTGTAGCAATATTAGATAAAGCAGGGTAATTATGCGTAGTCATCGAATAATATCATGGGCCATAGATGAAATTTATAGGATGATGGTTGTTTAATAGCTGGGGTCTATTAATTTGGAATTATACATTTAGATCATATGAATGTTTATATTATATTTGCGCCGTGTAGCAGAGATGGGGTCGATCTGGACAGACGCCTCCCTGTCACGGAGGAAGAGCAGGTTCGAGTCCTGCCTTCTCTCTACACATTATGAGGGGTAGTTTAACTGGAAAAACGCCGGCCGCTGCAAGCCGGAAATTTAGGTTCGAATCCTTCCCCTTTGCAGGTAAGATCTTATGGAAGGAGTAGTTAAAATGGAAGAATACTGACCTGCTAGTTCAGAGATGTAGGTTCGATGCCTACCTCCTTCCGCAGTTATTTTGGCAGATAGGCATCCAATCTTTTGCAGGTGGTCATGATATTGAACGAATAGTTTAACAGGAAGAACGCCGCACTATTTCGTCAGGGATACGGGTTTAAGGCCCCTTCCAACATCAAACCCGACTTCTTGAGAATAGTCTCAAAAGGTCGGGTTTCATTTTTATGTGACGTGCCCGTTAGCAGCACCACCCCGGTGCGACATGGCGCATCGGGATGGTGCTGACAGGAAGTAATGTAAAACGTTCACCGGTCAAAAGCATTGTGACAGGAATAGTTTTAAGGGAACGGGCTATAGTTTCATCCAAACTAATCTGCTGCCGGTATGTTTACCCTGCTCTTCAGCTTTTACCACTACATAAAGTTGTTTATCTGCACTGTAATCACAAGCTTTGAACACACCACGGTTATGATCGCCGTTTTCAGCTGGTTTGTCAAAAAGATAGTCGACTGCAGGTACTTCTTTTGTGCCGCTTAATTTATAGTAGAAGGCATCGTTTTTCTCTAATGATTTTATTTCGCGTAATTTTTCTCCTGTCTGTCCTCTTTCTACATTGTCGGGATTGTCATTCAGGAACAGGTAATTTTTACCATTTGCACTAAGGTAATTAAATGCATCCATTGCGGAGGGTTCTTTATAAGCCAGTTCAAAATACTCATTTGCGTTCTGGAAAAAAATCGACCTTAACGTATTGTCGCGACGCTGAAATCTTGGAATACGGTAATGTTGTACTATTTCCATATCCTTCTCAGATAAGACTTTTACATCATAGTCTTTCATCTCGAATTTTTTTAACGTATGTATGTTCGTAATAGTTATACTTTCAAACACGGCGGTAAATGTGCCGTCCTCATTTGCAAAAAGGTCCTGTGGTGCTCCTGATTCCTTGTATTTAGCAAGCAGATTGCTTTTAGCTATCCTGCCGATAGGGTCAACTACTGTGGTTGAATAGCCTTCTCGTGTATCCATGGTCAGCAACATCAATTTTTTTGATGCCGGATTATATTTCGCGATTGAGGCATTCGCCGGTTTTCTTGTGGTTCCCAGCTTATCCATCGTCAGCACTGTATCTCCGGCTATTAATTGACCAAATATTAATTCACATTCTTTTCCTCCTGATGCGGCAGTATTATAGCCATATGCCAATATACCAAGTTTATCCTTTTCGAAAGGTGCAAGGCCCAGGAATTCCATATACTTGTATTTCTCTTCCGGAGATTTATAAAATGCGTGGCTAAGCTCTTTATTGTCAGTGCCGTAGATAGAAACAGCAATTCGCTTATTCCTGTCAGCGTGAAAACTGTTTACGGATACTACTGCATAGCCATTCCCCTCGGGCATTGCTTGTGAGAAGAAATCGGGTTCCGGTACACCTACTGCTACTCCCATATGCTTGAAGTAGGAAACTTTTTCCAGCTGACTTATTACTGAGTCCTCTTTTAGGGCGCCGTTTTTACCATCAAACACCAGGCGTTTTAATACAACCTGGTGCTCCAGTATCGTACTGACTAAAGCTGTTATGTCGCCATTCGTATCATAAAGGCCCTTGACCTTAAAGGCACTCTCTTTACCAACAGGAGGAGGTAGTTGTTTGCTGGAAGATAGCTTGAATTTTGGACTGTAGATATTAACAGTCATCTCTTTTTTGTTGATGCCCAGATAAAAAGTACAACCATTTTTCATCAGTAATACTCTTTGAATGGTGGTACGCTTATCATTCTCTAAAAACGGGCTCTGTGCTTTCATCTTGATCTGCGCGTGAGACATGAGGCATAGCAGCAGGAATACAGGCATTACGAACAAATATTTCATAGTTGGGTATATTTTTGAGACAGCAAATATATATATTGTAGTGGATGCTAACAGCGATGTATCGATATATAATAGAAAAGAGGGTGTATCAGGTATTATGATACACCCTCTTTTTATTCAGGTACCCGATCGAACCAGGTGGTCATGCAGGCGTCGGATGACGTTCGTTTACTTTGATACACCTTTTGTATCTTTCGCTAAAGCACATCACCTATTTTGTACGTACTTCCTTCCTTCACTAACTGGTACCGTATCGTAATCTTAGTACTGTCATCAGCCCAGCGGTACGACGCTTCATAAATATCTTTTTCTTTTGGCACTTTTACGATCCGCAATGTCTCCATCATATGCCCGTCTGTATCCTGTGCATTAATAAACGGATCTGCATCGATGTAACCACTGTCCAGATCAGCCCTTAGTCTTTCCAGTAATTTTTTGGTACAGTATTGTTGTTTGATCCCGTCCAGCACTTCTTCTGAATAATTTTGTTCTTTTTCCAGTTCAGCGTCATACTTTGAATAGAACTCCTGCAGCATCCTGATATTCTGTGCTTCGATGTCCTGATCATTGGCGGAGCCCTGTTCCGTTGGGCAACAGGCATCTGTTGTACCCGCACTTGCTGTTTCCGTTTTGTTACCGGTATCACAGCTCACAAAGCTGATGAAAAAGAATGAAATGACTGATAGTGAGAATCTGATCGTTGCTTTCATAATGTCTTCTTTTGGTGGCGTATAAAATCCATTTCTGATATCACTGTGCCGGTACAACGTCTCTTGGGAACAGTGATCCGGATCAGTGATAAGTGGCTGCAATATTATATAGTTTTCGTTGAAAATAGATGTTAAAAATATGAGCCGTGTGACAGTAAAGCGGATAGCACAGGGGGAAAAAGTTTTATTTTGCTGTGAATAAAAAAATCCACTAAATTTACTTCACAGCATGCAACTGTAGTTATCCCGTATTTGCATCTTCTTTCAATAGATCCCGGTTTCACTTACATATTTTATATCGCTGTTTATCCATGCCAATTGGGTAAATAGGGCGTCATTTTCCATAAACAACGTTCATAACTATACTTAGATGAAAAACAACAGATTGTTAACCACAATGATCATTATCAGGCTCATTTTCTCAGGCGGAAAGATAACATACGGGCAACAGGGAAAGATACCTGATCCTTTT
The DNA window shown above is from Chitinophaga agri and carries:
- a CDS encoding ankyrin repeat domain-containing protein produces the protein MDIFEAARTNNIAALEGYLNSEQINARDARGATPLIIAAYYNHTAAVTALLEAGAATEIQDAMGNTALMGVCFKGYTDIARILLEHGAHVDTENGNGATALTFAATFGRNDIIELLLSHGASPLKKDKFGRNPIDYALLQENPAGYEALVAAVQQ
- a CDS encoding ankyrin repeat domain-containing protein, which produces MMTDIFEAARTNNVSLLKECVANGALHARDDRGSTPLIMAAYYNHSEAVAFLLKAGAELEAKDNLGHTALMGACFKGHTDVVKLLLKKGASVSTETDNGATALTYAATFGHSNIVALLMDNGANPLKKKFSMKIKMVAGLFSRMLSRKKLAMNVSR
- a CDS encoding hydrogen peroxide-inducible genes activator, with the protein product MTIVQFEYIVAVDTYRSFNLAAKNCFVTQPTLSMQIQKLEDALGVKIFNRSKSPVTPTELGIEIIAQARTLLAEYQKIQDLVSDRNKELSGELKIGIIPTVAPYIVPKIITRFIEQYPAVKLVVWEQNTEQIMQQLKLGLIDCGIVSTPLHDAQLKETPLFYENFVAYVSDESQLARKKKLKPEDINVEELWILNDGHCMRDQVLNICQHRKTTRGSQHYEYNTGSIETLKRMVDENNGATILPELALNDLSAEQQQKLRYFHSPEPAREIGMVTMKNFVKRRMIEALKTEITGIVPARLKSKNRKELIEAY
- a CDS encoding catalase gives rise to the protein MSQDQQAKNNGQAGASQVAHHLTTRQGQPVHNNQSMRTLGNRGPAVMENYQFLEKIAHFDRERVPERVVHARGAGAHGVFEAYGTVGKEPASTYTRAKLFQEKGKQTPVFVRFSTVIHGGHSPETLRDPRGFAVKFYTEDGNWDLVGNNLKIFFIRDAIKFPDFIHALKPDPVHNRQDGGRVMDFFSNSPEVMHMITWLFSPWGIPANYRQMQGSGVNTFKWVNKAGEAVLVKYHWEPLAGVKNLTQKEAEAIQAKNFNHATEDLYTAIEAGNYPQWELFVQIMSDDEHPELDFDPLDDTKIWPAEQFPWLPVGKMTLNRNPENYFAEVEQSAFGPGVIVDGLEFSDDKMLIGRTFSYSDTQRYRVGTNYLQLPVNAAKTHVGTNQRDGNMTYKLDVPAGVNPHVNYEPSSLNGLREVPQTTVVYEPTYAAAKIVRQSIDRTNNYQQAGERYRSFEEWEKEELISNLADTLKAAQPAIQQRMVEHFYQCDEDYGRRIEEKLKEVKEAGVIA
- a CDS encoding DUF3828 domain-containing protein, with amino-acid sequence MKATIRFSLSVISFFFISFVSCDTGNKTETASAGTTDACCPTEQGSANDQDIEAQNIRMLQEFYSKYDAELEKEQNYSEEVLDGIKQQYCTKKLLERLRADLDSGYIDADPFINAQDTDGHMMETLRIVKVPKEKDIYEASYRWADDSTKITIRYQLVKEGSTYKIGDVL